Proteins found in one Phocoena sinus isolate mPhoSin1 chromosome 5, mPhoSin1.pri, whole genome shotgun sequence genomic segment:
- the BLOC1S4 gene encoding biogenesis of lysosome-related organelles complex 1 subunit 4: MRGALEASSEGRCACVYVLAQRLEVVLRALRAHARAEAGSGAGVPGQLRDMEGFAGGCRLPCEGPAEEAEPQVAAWSGDSGNVSQSHSSASVPWEDEGPESGAPSRDLPLLRRAASGYAACLLPGAGARPEVEELDASLEDLLTRVDEFVGMLDMLRGDSSHVVSEGMPCIYAKATEMRRVYSKIDRLEAFVGMIGASVARLEEQVSRAEAELGTFPSTFRKLLRTINVPSFFNKAPSSRSQGTSYEPPVVFRTEDHFPCCSERSQV, translated from the coding sequence ATGCGCGGGGCATTGGAGGCCAGTAGCGAGGGCAGGTGTGCGTGCGTGTACGTGCTCGCGCAGAGGCTGGAAGTAGTGCTGCGTGCTCTGCGTGCGCATGCGCGCGCAGAGGCCGGAAGCGGGGCTGGCGTTCCGGGTCAGTTGCGAGACATGGAAGGTTTCGCGGGGGGTTGTAGGCTGCCGTGCGAGGGGCCGGCTGAGGAGGCAGAGCCCCAGGTGGCGGCCTGGAGCGGGGACAGCGGTAACGTGTCCCAGAGCCACAGCAGCGCGTCGGTGCCGTGGGAGGATGAGGGCCCGGAGTCGGGCGCGCCCAGCCGGGACCTGCCGCTGCTGCGCCGCGCCGCCTCGGGCTACGCCGCCTGCCTGCTGCCTGGCGCGGGGGCGCGGCCCGAGGTCGAGGAGCTGGACGCGAGCCTGGAGGACCTGCTCACCAGGGTGGACGAGTTTGTGGGCATGCTGGACATGCTGCGCGGCGACTCCTCCCACGTGGTCAGCGAGGGCATGCCTTGCATTTACGCCAAGGCCACCGAGATGCGGAGAGTGTACAGCAAGATCGACCGGCTGGAGGCCTTCGTCGGGATGATCGGCGCCAGTGTAGCCAGGCTGGAGGAGCAGGTCTCCAGGGCGGAGGCCGAGCTGGGGACGTTCCCCAGTACGTTCAGGAAACTCCTGCGCACAATTAACGTGCCCTCCTTCTTCAACAAGGCGCCCTCCAGCAGGTCCCAGGGGACCAGCTACGAACCCCCCGTGGTGTTTCGAACCGAAGACCACTTTCCTTGTTGCAGCGAAAGATCTCAGGTCTGA